tatccaccctctgtctgtctctttaagctcCACTTtctgaaaaagcccagtctgctatGACTGGTATGCGTTTCTGGGTGTGTCTGCACCGTCATTGCAGCTGGTGAATGACTGTAACAGGACTTTCTACCTTTACATGGtaaagttgtgacatcacaaaaaGCCCTGACAGCATGTTAAAAggcacagtttttgtttttttagtgtttgttttgtatAATATACATGTATCCACTATTTTACAATAATATGAAAAATCTGTTTATACGTTTATACTGTAGGATatttttacaaagaaaataaacatggaCTGACAAGGCTTAGGGAGCATCTGGGGAAAAAATGTGTGACTGGCCATCGATTGAGATTCCGTGATATTCCTTCAACTGACAGCTGAAGTTGTTTCTCGTATCAGTGTGCACTGTATTCTCGGCAAGTCAAAAGTATCTTGTGTATCTCAAAAATGCTTCCTCTGCATAAGTACACCCAAACTacacaattacacacaaaaaagagtAAATATAATGCTGCTTCAAGCCTTGCTCAGCATTTTCAGAGACAAAAGGATATGATAGTGAACGGACAACAATGTCTTTGTATTTCTTCAGTGACCTAGCAGCTGCTATATGAGAAACcctgcgtgtgtgcgtgcatgtccACACCTGTGTACTCCGCCAGGAGGTACTCCGCGGCCCCTGACCGGAGGGCCCCCTCGGCCCCTGGCTCCATGCTCCTGGCCTCCGTTCAGGTAGCTCATCTCCATGAACTGCTCTTGGCAGATATCATCCATCatatcctacacacacacacacacacacacacagacacacacacacacacagaggaagaaaatgaaaagagaggTTGAGAAACAAGAGCACATGACATGGGAAAACAGAAGTAGCGCAAATGAAaagcaaaaagagagagagagagaggacagaagagaagGGATGCAGTGTTGAAGAACGAGTGATgaataaaaagagcaaaacacaATTACAGAGCTGCTCACAACACAGCATCCCCCTAATGGCTAACAGAGCGAGTGGAAGAGAAAGTCTCGGTGCCAGTGACTCAGAGTGTTAAAGAGAAGGGGGCGGGGGGGTCGTGGACGTGGGAAGTTGGAAAGCATCCATCCACACTCCCTGCCTTCCTGCGCCTCTCTGTCATGCACAAAATGGAAATCACTTCTCCCTGCACTTCTTGACGAGTCTGGTGTGCATCGACGGTTACCTTAATTCATCCGCAAAAAACAATAAGTCGGGATGGATTAGTGAAGCTGCCCGTCTGAGCAGCACAAATCCAGCAACACAATCCTCCGACTTCGGAGCAATCGCGAGAGCTGCACTGTGACTCAATCAATTCTTTTTCATAAATCAGTCTGTGGAATGGGAGCTCTAATGATGGTGAAAAgggaaagggggggggggatacTAGAATATGTGATGCAGAAGGCAGCTTTCAATTTATCTGCGGCAAAAGCAAGCAAACACAAGACACTTGACTGATTACAAATTCATCTCAGGCGAGGAGCGGTGTGACTGCAGCTGCATCTAACGAGCCGGCGAAGTGACACTTCTTTACCTGTCAAGGTGTTTAAATTAATCAACTTTCTTTAGACATCAGATTCTatagagaataaaaaaataaagtgtagaAATAAAAGGATCGGCAAGCCCGTTACACAACATCAAGGCTCTGCTTTAACATTTACATTGGCAGACGTGAAGCTTAGcagatatataaaaaaggtGAGGAAGAACAAAAGAGTCAAAGCCTTGTCGAATACCTGAGGAGGTGTACAGGTAATACATAAAACATCTCACCAACAAATCACATCCACCTATTTTGTGAGAACCTGAGGCGTTTATTAAAATATGGCCCGGTTCCAAATGAAGGCCGTCAAGCCTGACAGATTATTGCCTTAAATTGTAACGACAGGTTCTGCAGGGGACGGCTTTTTACATAGCACGCCAGCAGCAACATCACAACTGGTTCATCAGCCCATTCATCCCCTGCAcactaattaaaaaatgtgggCATCTATTGGCCTGAGCCATTGTTAGAGCACTGTGGCCTTCAGCCGGGCTCGACAGCAGACTGGGTTGGCCCGTGCTCAAGAATCTCTCAGCACAAAACTAATAAAGCAAGCGTAGGCTGCGCTGGGTGAATTCTACCACATATCTGTCTGGGAGCCGTACATCTCCAAGCTGATTCTCCTCACTCCCTGAAGAATGAGATTTGGGTAAAGACACAGTGATAGGCAGACAGGAGTAACCCAGCCAACGCAGGGAAAGGGACCCAGCTCTTCGTCTTGAGGTGATTGCTTTACGTTGCATTGCTTTCTTAGTAAGTGCTGCTTTGTTTGTAAGTTACAAGCTGCGACCCGCTCCACCTTTCTGAAAGGCACACCATCAGTCAATTACCCAACAACGCTTTCTGCAGGCTTTCTAAAACTTTTTCCGTGCAACCCTTTCCCTCCCAATTTCAGCTTCTCAATTGGaacaatttagtgtttttctttgtactaTTTGATAGTGATTCAATCAGTTCCAACGTTTAGGTTGTTGACTAGACAAAACAAGCCATTTGAAAGCATCCGCTTCGGATAATCATAACGGgcaattttcaacattttcgTTGATTTCTCTCTCAGTCATGAAAATATATGGGAGATTATTTCGATACTGAGAATTCAATTTGTGAGGTTTAGTTTTCAAGTCAATAAAGGAGACATGTTGTGcatattttcaggttcatagctgcattttgggtttctactagaaaaTGTTTGCATGCTTTAATGATCGAAAAGcacatatttttctcatactgtctgtctgaataaagctgttttcacttcctgtctgaAACGCTTTGTTTCATCGCCTCCTGAGAAAGCCCGGTCTGTTGTGATTGATCCGTTTCTGTGTCTGTCACATCTGCGCTCTCTGTCTCACCACATCCTAACAGCTTATCTAAAGGCACGGGTTCTGCATACGGGCTGTGTGCATTGATCATTTtgatatccatccatccatccatccatccatccatccatccatccatccatccatccatccatccattctcggccgcttatccggggccgggtcgcggggtcACTTTGATAGTTTTACAGTATTCATATAGCACCTTTTTATAAGTAGAACCTTTTGTTAGTTGATGAGTGTCATGAAGCTGGAATTTCTTCAGTAGAATGCCTTGAAAAATATAGTATGATACAATCTGCAATACCATGGGGAAAAATTGTCACAACATTGTGGACTTTTAgaattttagatttatattaaaGGAACATAACAAGCCTTTAACATGACAACAGCAGAGAAAGGAAGAATGACTgtagcggtgtgtgtgtgtgtgtgtgtgtgtgtgtttgtgtgtgtggcaacTCTGAGACAAGAGAGTAGTAAAGCGCAGCAGGTTACTTGTATCAGAAAATTTATATTGAAATCTTTTAAATTACTTAGTGTCAATATGTATCGATAAatcaacaaattaacatttattgtcACATATTTGAAGTTaaagttgtatttatttcttcaaattatattgtatttgttaCCCTTTATAATGCTGTTTTGAAGGCACCAACAATGGTGCAGGTTGACAAGGAAGTAAATGTAAAGACGATGCTTCATTTAACTTCATTTAACCTTCATTTTCTTAATAATTAATGTGCCGTTTTCAGGTTGGACTTGAGGTGGATCGATGAAGCTAgtacaatatttaatataaaatataatatgtaataataaatagtaacaatataaaattaaaataaataaaataattataaattaaataaaataatataataaataaaataatatgacatataatacataataatagtaataataataataataataataataataaggccagtataataataataataataataataataagttaaggtacagaaaataaaacagatctAATACTGACTCAACTATTTTTGTCAGTTGCTGTTACAAACTATGGTCGGctttgatttatatatttatgatgGTACCGCTTTGTCGGATAAATCTGAAGACATCACTTATTAAGCGTTGGTTAAATCATGTTGAGTGTTTGTCAATATTGTTGACATTTTCAGGGCTAAATGATGAATTACATACGCAATTTTCAGGTTCATTAATGGCATAAAAGTAATTGTTAGAGGGAGTTCTCGGAGCGAGCACAAAGACAAGTCAATAGAGAATAAGACACAAACACGGCAAAAAAACCCAGCAAAGTGGGACTCACGGGAAACAGGAACTTCTTGACCTCCTCCATGGCGTGTGCCATGCGCAGGTAGGCCTCTGGCACGGGGGCAAACACCTCGATGAACACGTGCAGCTCCATAGACAAGTGGGCGTACTTGGGTTCCCCGCCTTTCCTCAGCCCCTCCTCCTGAGACAAGGGCAGCATCACAAAAGTGTCAGGGGTCAAAGAGAGCACGCGGCTAACTcgaaaatgaaatgaattatGCAAGACGTAATCGCATTTCATCCGCCTCAGAGGGCAGCAAGCATAGGCGTGGTATTCCCTTCTTTTATATCACTTAATAATTGCATCAAAGTGGTAGATAACAGGCTTAGCAGGATATCCTGAAGATTCTTGGAACAGATGTGCAGTGCGTCAATGCCCTTGGCTTTGCATTTACGCTCACCCGAGCTATCCTGCCAGTCGACGCCATCTGGGCTCGCTGCCTGACATCCCTCTCAAGTACAGGCCAGATGTGTTATGGCTTCAGGTACCCTTTTCACAGGTGTCTAAcaccagatgtgtgtgtgtgtgtgtgtgtgtgtgtggatgtgagaGTATATTACCTTGGATTTGTCTCTCATGGATCCTTTGCCCAGCACAGAGATCTTGGCTCCGGTCTCTTCCTGCAGACGTTTGATTGTGTTGCCCTGAGGTCCCAAAATCTTCCCCACGAAATTGAACTAATGGCAAAACAAAGCAGAAGAAAATTAGCCTGACAATCAAAGCCGAGGCGAGTTTAATACCAAGAGAGTAAAGCAGCAATCACTGTCAGGGGTCTTGTTGCACATACTGCAGCCTTAAGTAGTAGATTTACCAGAGAAGGTCGATATGAGCCCCCGAGGGCTGGTACCCTGTCACTTACTACAATCATCCAAGCACTGATCTGGGACTAAATTCCGATCAAAACCTGCGTTCTTTACCTCTTTGATCAAACTAAATAATGACTGCATGTATATGTGCCCTACAATTAGCTGTCATTGTCAAACACATTTAGCAAAGACTTTCTCCCATGGAAGCAATTCCTCCTGGAGCTGGGAAAGTAGCTTTCGCAATGTGCAACCACTCATTAGCTTTGGCAATGCGGATTGATGTACCGACTAAAACTAAGTCTGGCAAACTGATACAGGCTTCTGGAGATCAGAAGGCTGTCTTACCCCACAGACCAGACTCCTACATCATATTGATCTGATGCTCCAGATGGTGCTCCATCCATACGTCTTATTCTTGTTAAAGTCGTGTCTAAAAGCATCAAAAAGACTAatccaaaaaagtcacacagcAGGCTTTTAGACAGCCACCATATCAATGTAGATGACTCAGACTGATGGAAATACATGCAAATGAAGCCATTGTGCAACTAGCAGTGTGTTCTGTGAGATTTATAGGACAGTTTAtaccctcacacacactctgcaacATCATAAACCATCATCCTATAATCGATGTAGCCAATGTGTGAGCCAGGTATAGATTGTACTGGTATGAATGAATACACCTGAGGTTACATGATAAAGTAAAGTAAGACTCACTCTGAAAGGAAACATTGGCAGAAGAACCAATCTTCTGCACACAGTATGAAATCCACTGAGCTATCCTACCCATAGTAATATTAACATTCTGATCcttttaatgatattttaaaacatgCCAGTATCGGCTGTAATTATACTCTGGTGCTCAGAGATCAAGGTTAAGAAGAGTAATTTGAGACTCCCAAGTAACCCCGTGGCTTTGTGTAATTGAAACCCAGCTACaggataaattaaatcaagaggGGTTCacagtgaaatacaaaaaaaggacagaggaagaagaaagaagacagGGGCAAAGAAAGCTCACCTTCGGGTACTGTTTGACAGGTATGAGCACACGTTCCTTAAGTTTGatgttctttgttgtgaaaaggTCCAGGTATGCTTCTGCCTCCTTTTTAGTGTCGTCTTTCTGGATTCTATCAATTTCTAGAAGGGGAGAGGTATGGTTTCAGGCAAAGTGTTCTCACAATCAAACAGGATTCAAAGTGGCAAAGTACATCTCAGTTATAAGGATTTATGTGCACTTACATTACTAAGTAAGCATTGATTTAGAGATTAGAAAGCTCCGTGTCTAGGTTCAAACTTGGcattaaatattaacaattttcAGACACACTTGGCAGTTATTTCAACTGCAATTCTATGCATCCCAAACATAAAGAAGATGCATTTTTCTATCAGATTTTGCCTCGTTTTAACTGAAACAACGTGTCATCTTTTGACTGACAATCACTCAAACAACAGTGCTTCCAGATGAATCCAAGATGATGAAAGAGTATGTGTGATCTGTTTAATTTAGCACCTTTTAGCAATCTTATCAACATCCTGAATAGAGCTGAATCTGTTAATTAATCTATTTACTGGCAAGTGctttgataatcaaataatcattACAGCCCTTTTTCAAGTTAAACTCCAAACAATTTCTGCTTGCAGCTTCTTCAATGCCAGAATGTGCTACTTTCATCATCGGAAACAGAATATCTCTGGGGTTTGGACTGCTGATCACACAGAATAAGACATGTGAAGACATCACCATTGGCtttatggacatttttcactatttgacattttccacactaaaaaaataatcaataacatTATCGTCAGTATAATAAATAATCTTAAACCCTAGCACAAATTCAAAACACAGCTGGAAAACGTGCAGATTCTCAGCTCTTCCCTGCACCTTCTGTCACCTCTCCCATGTGGCACAGCGCCAAGTCTCAAGCAGCACCCATAGCAAGCAACATCACAGCACCTCATCTCAAACCACCTCCTCACTCCTGGCCATGACAACTCCTGAGCCTAAGATGTGCAAACATGTCAGCTACACCACAGTCTACCAGCTGCAGATCTGGGGAGCCTCAGAAGACGTCAAACCGTTGAAACCCACAGCACAAAATGTCTTTCTGGATCATTCTCACTTTCAATTTCAGAGATTGTAGACTAGATTATGCACATCCTGTTAGACAAAGCTTAACAATCATCAGAGGTACCGGAGACTCTTGACTAGAGCAGCATATAAGAACCAGCTTGgagaaaaatcactttaaaatctCTGGGAGAGCACATGGGCAATAATCACTTAACGAGTCCCTTCAGTTGATCTATAGCACTCAATAGCTAGCTCACAGTGCCCTAATGatgctttttgtattttcatttccaATAGCATCACTGTAATGGTcctgtaaaaatgtttggtaCTCAGTAGTGACTTTATGGCTATACAATGGTACATTCTGGTGATTTAAATCACAGTATCACTTCATTATTTTTGCTTATTAACTCAGATGTcattctagggctgggcgatatggaccaaaagtcatatcccgatatatttaggctgaatatcaataaacGATATATATCCCTGTATtattatcacaaagtgagagcaaatgttcagtcaaagtcaaatatgacatttcatatgtagttttattgaaaccatttaagtGAACATCATTACTGTATAATAACGGGAGTaccttttataaaaaaaaaaatctaagctccataaagtacacatttaaataaaaaaaaaaattaaataaaattgcaaattttaactatatcgatatatgcgttATGGTCTACatattgcatatttaaaaatcgcatttaaaaatatatcggtatatcttttatatcgatatatcgcccagccctatgtcatTCTTATAGTGCCGTTCTTTTCGAAATGTACAGAAAATCCTAATGGTAAGATTTTTTTCCGAGCTAGCGGTCGACTACAGTGAAATAACTAATACCTGAGgcagttttttattttcctgcctCTCCAGCACAGCAGCCCTGGAGCTGCCGAGGCTGCAGCTtattgctcaaggacacttcagcagCGTGCCGGGCCGGCAGACAGACAGCGGGACTTGAAGGTCTCTGCCGCCGCTGCGAGGCCGCCTCTCGGCGTCAAAGTAGCGAGGTGACCCCGTCACGGATACTGGCGCACATTAATAGGATTCTGCGCAACTCACCTGTCAGACAATGAGAGCAACAGGGGCACGACAGGGACAACATATAccggtttgttttgttttttcgtgGAAAAAAGCCggaatttattaattttttccaatttcGACTGTTATGTTACTGGGAGATAAACAGGTTCGACGCGTCGCAGCTGCACGAGGAGGCATTAGAGGatttaatgaaaatgtgaaacGGGTCTCTCTGTAGTGTTGTAATAGTTTTAGGCAATTTACAGTCTCAGACACAAGTCATTACCTTTTTAATTAACCGCCACATGTATCACCTATTCACTATTAAAGGCAGTTAATAATAGGGCACTCCACGTCCCGTCCGCTAAACACATGGCAGCCTCAGCGTGgaggtgtgtgtttatttggatGCGTTCACGAGCGGTATGGCGCCCTCTCTTCAACTCAAACACAAACCCCATtgtcaaagacaaaattaacaCAATATAAAAAGGACTTTACCTGCGTTTAAAAGTTTCATGGCGTGTGTAAAAGACGAGTCCAGGCTGTCCTTCTCCGCCAGCAGCTCGGGGAGATATTTCTCGTCGTTCTCCATTTTGAGTTAAAACGATGGGGAGTCACTTCGGCGCAGCAAAAAAAGCGTGAAAAAACCCCCaacaataatagaaaaaagTAGTCCAGTTATGTAACTACGGAGTGCCGCGTATCCTCTGTGCAGACGGCGCTTTGCATGTGGCTTCCGTGCGTTTCTGCGACAGACGGGTCCGCTACTCTCAGTCTGTGTGGCTTCCCAGCTGACTGGTCCCTTCTTTTCAGCAGCACCGACTGGATGGGAATGGGAGAACAAAAGCAGGGGAGAGATGGGTAGAAAAGAGACCCTACTCAAGCCGGCGGAAGTGAGCTCAGAAGGACGTAGTTCTCCGGACTGACGCCGCCTACTGTGTGCTGTGTTGATGCGCGTCGCCTCCAGCAGCGATAATCCCACTATCAGATTTTCAGTACTGGTATGGGTGTGCCCACTGTACAATGTGCTGGTGTTGGAATAAAAATGTCTAGACTACTAGAAGGTATTGGGGTGCCCTACTACTGGGTCCCTCTGAGAAACTCATATAGGAACATATTACTAAGGTGTGGAGCCTTGATTAATGAccatatagggctgggcgatatgggcaaAATGTTCTATCCGCATATAGGTAATTTCTTATCTTTATAAGGATATATACCACAATAACGCATGTTTTCTgttaattcaataaatatatggttagcactctcacctcacagcaagagggtcgccggttcaactcccgcctgcggctcttctgtgtggagtttgcatgttctccccgtgtcagcgtgggttctctccgggtactccggcttccccCACAGCCCAAAAACacgcacttaggtttaattggtgactctaaattgcccgtaggagtgaatgagagcgtaattgtctgtctctatgtgtcagccctgtgatagtctggagacctgtccagggtgaacctcGCCTCTCAccaaatgtcagctgggatcggctccagccccccacatCCCGAGTGAGGATAAACACGTAacgataatgaatgaatgaatgtttactCCATACTCCATGTTAGCATATACAACAGACATTTTTATGTTCATAATCATGATCATATGTATACGCCCACGTCATATCACTGATCACTTAACATATATGGTAATTTGGTGTTACTTTAGGCAGTAAAATCTTTCATATGATGTTTAGTGTTTTCTAGAATTAATGCAATAGCTTACAGGTTCCATTTTTCTATGGTCGTTTTCATCCCTTTATTTTCTTGTATGAGTCATCTTGGTTATTTAAAAACTCCTGGGAGCAGTTATTGCAGCGTAAATGTTGTCTGACTAACTGTGTCACCACAAGTACCCTAACTTTGATtatagtttcttttttatttgcgAATCATCACAGgaacatagatagatagatagatagatagatagatagaaagaaagaaagaaagaaagaaagaaagaaaagaaaaaacagttaGTTTAAAGCCATACATAGACAATAAAATGCCATACATCTGTGAACAGTAACAAAATTATAGACTAGGATCATATTCCAAATCTAATATGTATTGAGTCATTATGTActgcaatataatatattttcatatcaAGTGTATATTAATTGATGTGAATAGGATAACGATAGTTGATGACATGTCTTCTGTGTTTAATTTGCTAATATCATTTCAGAGACAGTGTGCCCTGAAGATGTGGAACTTCCATTCCAGGCTCTCTACTGTCCCTTAGTGGTGGACTCGATCATAACAAAGAGTGCGTCCCTGAAACTGCTGCTGATGAAACTGGGTCCATCAGAAGAAGCCTGTTCATTGTCTAATAACCCATTTTCCTCTCCACTTCTATTGATTCAAAAACACTTATGTGCGAGTGAAAGGAGCAGTGAGGAGAATGTCTGGCACAGACTCTAAAGGATTGATTCCTCCTATACAGATGGTTGTAATGAACCTATCACACCATTGAGTGGAGCGCAAAAGGTCAGAGGTTAGAGCTGGCCTAAGGCATGCAAAGCAAGGCCATTCTTTGTTAATTTGGTCTTTAAGCAGATACAGTAGCATGCATTATGTGCAGGCAGATGCTCTTTGAACAAACAGCAAAAACTGCAGGTCATTTGTCAGTCCGCTGCCGGAGTGAAAACCATTACAATCGACCGCAGCTGTACCCAGGAATGCATCTGCTCAAAACAAATGAAGGCAAAAATTGTCTGCAATAAACACTTATGGGAGGCCGAAGACCCACTCTAACTATCAGCGTTCAGCTTGATCTATCTCTGACCGTTACAGTGTTATTAGTGTTGGGGGTTGCAAGGTTGTCCTGACTCCTCTTGTCATTGACAGAATGGATAGCCTGTGAGCTGAATTTCAATTGGCTCATAAAAGGAAGAGTTACTTCTCTTGGCAGGTGGAGGGGTTCCAATCCGATAGCTCGCGCTCGTGCCTTCTGCTTGTGTGGACTTCCCCTGTCCCCTAACATACAGAGCCACAGTCTGGGGTAAACAGGGGCAGATGGACAGGGGTAAACACTGGGGTTAGGCTTATATAAGCCGCCACCATTCCAGATCTTTGCATCTGACCATTTTTCATGCCCCGAAGGCTAAAAAAATGGCAAGGATTCAGTGCTCCCCTGGAGTTTTATCCTTGTTCGGGCAGGAGTCTGCGAAACAGCATTTAGAGCATCATGGGACTCTGAAACTCCACTAAAAGTCAAACTAATAAAAATCTTAGCAGCTCCTTATGGCAGGCTTGTCTGCAATTTTTACAAACTGCAGTATAACAAGACTAAGAGTCATGCTTGTGGCTCAGTGAGGCTGTACTTAGGCAGGCTGGTGCTTTAAactaaatgctaatgtcagcatgctaacatggtCCCAATGACAATGCTCAAATGCTGATGTTGCAGGTTTTATGTTTACTATGTTAACAGGGGTTGTTCCAGGACTTTCTGAATA
This genomic interval from Centropristis striata isolate RG_2023a ecotype Rhode Island chromosome 14, C.striata_1.0, whole genome shotgun sequence contains the following:
- the khdrbs1b gene encoding KH domain-containing, RNA-binding, signal transduction-associated protein 1b; the protein is MENDEKYLPELLAEKDSLDSSFTHAMKLLNAEIDRIQKDDTKKEAEAYLDLFTTKNIKLKERVLIPVKQYPKFNFVGKILGPQGNTIKRLQEETGAKISVLGKGSMRDKSKEEGLRKGGEPKYAHLSMELHVFIEVFAPVPEAYLRMAHAMEEVKKFLFPDMMDDICQEQFMEMSYLNGGQEHGARGRGGPPVRGRGVPPGGVHRGRGMPPRGAPARGGVARGGPARGGAVRGVPGGRGGPPAAPARGASAPRARPPAAGPPQRMAHPPPHQHTPAAAAEGYDDYGYDESYTDTAYESYDSYYSQPQAEPEYYDYGHGESTESYESYGQDDWNGTQRTATGKAPPPSRGAKTPYREHPYRQY